The segment GTCAGGTCGCATCGGGTCGGCCGCGATCGGCTCCAGGGCCCCATCCTTGCGCATCGTGGGTGGCGCGCCGGCCGTCAGGATCAGATCCGAGGCCGAGTGGTCGAGCAGGGTCTGGAGGTAGGCGTCGATGATCAAGGGGTGGGCGTCGGCGGGCTGGCTCGGAGGCGCGTTTGATTGCTTGACATCCTGTGCAACCTGCTCGGCGCAGCCTTCTTGCTTCCACTTGGGATGGCCCTCGGCAGCTTCTTCGAGGTGGTTCTCGACCGCCTGCCACGGGGGGAATCCCTGCTCTGGCCGCCGTCGCATTGCCGCACCTGCAAACACCGGCTGACGGCCGACGAACTCGTCCCGGTGATCAGCTACCTGGCCCAGCGTGGCCGCTGCCGGGCGTGTGACACGCGGATCGGGCGCGGCGTGCCCATTCGCGAGGCGCTCAGCGGCCTCGCCCTGGGTCTCCCCTGGGCGATCGTGGGATGCGCCTACCCCCTGGTTGCGATCGGGGCCGGCATCGTGGCGTTGCTCGCCATCTGGATCGTTCGTGGCCTGAGGCAGGGGCGGACGACCTCCGTCTGATCCGGCGCAATTACGGCCCGGGAAGCCCGTTACCGCCTAGGCAAAACCTTCATGAAAATCGCGGAGCCGGCGATGCGCAACGTCCTCGGCATTCGCCGCGTTCTCGGTCTCGCCCTCTTGCTGGCCGCCGTTGCGGCGGTCGCCTACCTGGATCGTTCGGTGGGGGGCGACTTCGACTTGCGGCTTGTCTACTTCCTGATCGTGCTCTCCGGGGCCATGCTGCTGCCGCGACTGTTAGCCCTGGCGATCGCGGCGGCGGTCGCCATTGTGAGTGTCGGGGTCATTGGTGCCACGGGGACGCGGCTGATCGTCAACGGGCTCACCCACCTGCTGATGTACGGATATGCGGCGCTGCTGACGAGCAACTGGGAGCAGGAGCGGCGGCGGCTGATGCGGATGAGCCGCGTCGATGAGTTGACGGGTCTACGCAACCTCCGCGCGCTTCAGGAGCAACTGCCTACATGGCTCGGTCCCGCTGCGCGAACCGGCCGGCGGATGTCGGTGATGATGATGGATGTCGATGGGTTCAAGACGGTCAACGATCGTCTGGGTCACGGCATGGGCAACGAATTGCTGAAAGAAGTTGCCAACTTGCTGCGGTTCGCGGTCCGCGTGGGCGACGAACCGTATCGCTTCGGCGGTGATGAGTTCGTGCTTCTGCTGTCAGACGCCGACGGCGACGGCGCCCGCATCGTCGCCACCCGCATCCAGGAGATCTACCGGTCGATGGGCCAGACGCTGCGCGGAACCGACGTCCAGGTCTCCTTCAGCATCGGCATCGCAGTCTTCCCGGATGACGGCGCGACGCCGGAGGTGCTGCTGGCCCACGCTGACGAAGCCCTCTATGCCGCCAAGCGGTCAGGTCCGGGGAAGATCGCGCGCTACGAGGCCTCGGCGGCGGCCTGAGGCCAGCTCGAGCCAGGTCCTTCGATCAGCAGCTGAAGGACTTCGTCTGCGTCGGGTATGTCGGGGTCACGAAGACGAGTTGCTCGGTGCCGGAGCTGTTCGGCGTCCACCGATCATTGACCACGGCGTGCGAGCTGGTGTCGCCCTTGGCGATGACCAGCGTGTGCCGCGTTTGTGTTTTGGTCCCGTTGTCGTCCTTGCGAATCCAGTAATAGGTGACCGTGCCACCCGCGCCGTTCGTACGGAAGGTGCCGGTCGCCGTGATGACGCCGCCGTCGCCGCACTGCTGCCCATTGGTCGTGACTGATTCCGAGGCAGTGGTGATGGCAAATGGCGCTGGCGTGGGGGTCGGCGTAGGCGTGGGGGTCGGGGTAGGCGTGGGCGTCGGGGTAGGCGTGGGCGTCGGGGTGGGGGTAGGCGTAGGCCTCAGCGTCGGGGTGGGCGTCGGCGACGGGGTTGGGTTAGCTGTTGGCGTTGGTGTCGGGCCGGCGGTCGGCGTCGGTGCCGGAGACGCGCTGGGCGAAGTTGATGCGCTGGAGGACGGGGAGGCGGTCGGCCCGAGGGCAACCGGCCGGGGCGAGCTGTTGGGGCGGGTCGCAAAGAAGCGAGGCGGAAGGTTGAACGTCGGAACCAGCAGCCAGAATGGCGCCCGCGGATCGTCCGCAAAGTAGAGGCTGGCCTGGTCGGCCGCATTGCCGCTGGTGTCGATCCGGAACGGTCCGATTTCCCAATCGGCGGGGATGGCGCGAACCAGGAAGAAGAGCGCGATCAATCCGGCAAAAAACAGCCAGAAGCCGTACCGCCGGCGGCGGCGCTCCTCCGTTTTCTTCGGGCGAGCGGGAATCAGTCGCATCTGCGACACACCCTAATGCGAGCGAATTACAGCCCTTCTTTCGCCCGTTGCCGTGACGAATCAAATATGTCGAAAGGTCGTAACAGAGGCTACGGAATCCCTTTCAAGCCGAACGCCGTCATCCTGGCGGCCAGCCCATGGCCCGGCCGCCGAATAGGTGCAGGTGGAGGTGATAGACCGTCTGTCCCGCCTGCGGCCCCTTGTTGAAAACCAGGCGGTAGCCGTCCCGATCGATCTTGCGCTCGTCGGCGATGCGGTTGGCGACCTGGACCATCCGGGCGAGCATCGGCGCCTGCGCGGACGTGAGGTCGTGGACGGTTGGAATATGTTCTTTCGGAATCACCAGGACATGGGTCGGGGCGACCGGACGGATGTCGTCAAAGGCGACGATCTCTTCATCGCGGAAGACTTCTTTCGCCGGAATCTCGCGCGCGAAGATCTTGCAGAAGAGGCACTCCTCAGCCATCGGCCAAGCTTACGCGCAGAGCAGGCCGTCGGCGATGCGGGTCAGCGGACGCACGCGGGCAAGGCTGCCCAGCGCCTGCCCTCGCTCGGGCGCATAGATCGTGATGTAGTTGTCGGTCAGGCCGCGCATGCGGGAAGGGAGGTGCCGGTCCCATACAACCTCAAGCTCGCGACCGATGAAGCGCGCCTCGTAGGCTTGGCGCTGATCATCCGCCTGGGCCTGCAACCGGTGGCTGCGGTCGCGGCTGACCGGGTCGTGCACCGGCAGGCCGAGCCGTGGGGCGGCGGTGCCCGCGCGCGGCGAGTAGCGGAAGACATGCATGCCGGTCAACCCGGCATCGGCGGCGACCGCCTGCGTATCCGCGAAATCGGCATCGGTCTCACCAGGGAAACCGACGATCACGTCGGTGGTGACCGCGATGTCGGGGGAGTGCGTTCGCAACGCGCCAACCAGGTCGAGGTAATCGTTACGCCGGTAGAGCCGGCCCATTCGCTTCAGTACGCCGTCGCTGCCGGACTGGAGCGGGATGTGGAGATGCCGGCAAAATCGCGGCGATGCGGTCAGCTCGACCAGCTCTGGCGTGAAGTCGTTGGCATTGATCGAACTGAGGCGAAGGCGTGCCGGGGCGATCGCCTCCAGCAGCCGCCGAACGAAGGGCGCGAAGGCCTCTCCGCGGTCGCGGCCGAAGGCGCCCAGGTCCACGCCGGTCAGCACGATTTCTCCATGGCCATCGGCGACAGCTCGCCGCGCGCGCTCGATCAAGGCCGCTTCCTCGTCGCTATACGACACGCCGCGCGTGCGCCAGACGATGCAGTAGGTGCAGCGGTGATTGCACCCGTCCTGGACCTTGAGGAAGAAGCGAGATCGCGCGAAGCTCGTCGATCCTCGTTCGGCGGCCGGGGCAAAGTTGGCAGAGACGTAGTCGAAAATCTCGCGCTTCCGAGCATTTGGAAACGCCACGTCGACGCTGGGGACGGCGGAAACGCGCGGATTCGGATTGTCGACGTGGCAGCCGGTGAGGATGAGGTGGGCCTGCGGGTGCCGGCGCCGGAGCCCGTGCACCAGTGTTCGAAGCTTGCGGTCGGCTTGCGCCGTAACCGTGCAGCTGTTGATTACACAGATGTCGGCGTGCTCATCGCCATCCAACACGGTGAAGCCGGAACGCGCCAGCCGGTCGCCAAGCTCCACCATTTCGGCGAAATTCACTTTGCACCCGAGTGTTTGAATCGAGACGTTCATCGCTGTTGGACGAGGATAGCAGCGGCGACGACCGGAGCAAGGCGCGCGCGAAGGATGCGTGGGCCGAGATTGACCATGACCCCGTCGCGCTCGCGCATCAGGGACAGTTCGGCGTTGCTCCAGCCGCCCTCGGGGCCGACCGCAAGGGTATACGCGTGAGATCCGTCGATCGCCCGCAGTAGGGGGACCGATGCTGATGGCTCGAGTACGAGCAACCGCGCATCGCCCGCTTGCCCCAGCGCCACCGGTAACGACACCGGACCGACAACCTTGGGAACCTGACCACGATGGCTCTGCTCGGCGGCCGAGCCGGCGACCGCCTGCCAGCGTGCCAAGCGTTGCGGCGCCGGTCGGGCAACAGACCGCTCGGACTGCACCGCGACGAAGCGTCCGATCCCGACCGCTGTGCCGCCTTCGATCACGGCGTCGAAGTCCGGGTTCGGCAACACCGCCTGCAGGAGTGTGATTCCCAGGTGGGGCTCACCCTGCACGGATCGTTCGCCGACGACTCGCCCAACGACATGACTACCGTCCACCTCGGCGACCTCGATCTCGAATTCCGTTCCCTCGGACACGGCGACCCCGCGCTCCCCCGGGCGAACCCGAAGGACGCGCGCCAGGTGGTGCCCTTTCTCTCCCTCGATTCGGACCCTCCCCTCCGAGATCATGGACGCATCGACGAAGGTCCAGAACATGCCGGCCCCATGCTATCCGGGAGCGACGACGGAAGCCCGCTAAGCTCGCGTTGTATTCGCCAGCATGCCAACTGCGAACGTCCCCATGCGGTTGCGTCGTACGACCCTCAGGGCCGCCGCCATTTCCTTCTGGGGATTGGCGAGCATCGTGATGGCATCGAACTTCATCGGCAGCGACCTGCGGGTCAACTACACTACCGAGTGGATCGTCAGCGGCCTCGCCTGTGGCGGCGGGGTGGTCTGCTGGTTGTTGCCCTGGGGACAGATCCTGGCGAGGCGTTTCGTCCCGGTCGTATTCGGCGGCATCGGAATGCTGACGGTGAGTCTCTTTGCGACAGGCGGGACGCACTCGCACCTATCGGTGCTGTTCCTCGTCATCGTCGTCTTCGCCGCGTCGGTTTTCGAGTTTCGGATCGCCGTCGCGGTCCTGGTCACCGCGGTTTTCGCGGCCGGGCTTCCAGTTGTCCTCCAGGGCTGGGACGGCTTCTATGCCCGCTCCACCGTGTTACTGGCAGCGTCCATGGTGATTTGCGCCTACATCCCGGCCCTCGGGCGCAAGGCCTTGCGCGAAGAGAATCAGCTTGCTGAACAGCGTCGCATGCAGCTCGAAGAGAGCTACCTCTCGACCATCGAGGCGCTTGCGGCAGCCCTCGATGCCAAGGATCGCCATACCGAGGCGCACTCGCGAGAGACGGCGGCTCTGGCCAGGGCGGTGGGCCGGCGTCTCGGTCTGGAAGACGAGGCGTTGCGCTTTCTCGAGTACGGTGCACTGCTCCACGACATCGGCAAGATCGGCATCCCAGGCTACATCCTCAACAAGCCCGGTCCGCTCGATGACGAGGAGGCCGCCATCATGCGGGAACACCCCGTAATCGGCGAACGAATCGTTGCGTCGGTTTCGTTCCTCGCGCGCATCCGGCCCATCGTCCGGGCCGAGCACGAGCGCTGGGACGGCCGTGGCTATCCCGACCTGCTCGCCGGAGACCAGATTCCCATTGAGGCTCGAATCATCCATGCCTGTGATGCCTTTCAGGCCATGTCCAGCGACCGGCCATACCGCCGGGCTCGGCCACTGGACTGGATCCTCAAAGAGATCCGCGCCCAGGCGGGTCACCAGTTCGATCCAAGGGTCGCGGACGCCTTGCTGCGGGTCATCGAATCGGGCGAGGTGAACATCGCGGGAACGGCCGAGAGCGCGCTCCACGAGGATCGCAAACCGCTCTATGCCCATTCCTGGACTCAGCACCTCGACGCCATTCAGCAATTGGGCGCCCGGCTGGCAATGGTTGTCAGCGTGCCCGAGGTTTGCGACACCATCGGTCGCGCGATCACCACGTTGCTGCCCTATGACCAGTGTCGGATCTACCTGCTCGAGGACGACGGCCATACCCTCACGCCGGCGTATTTCAGTGATACCAAGCGCGCCGAGTACGAGGGCGTGACCGCGGAAACGCTCGCGATTCAACTGGGCGAGGGCATCACAGGCTGGGTCGGCGAAACCAAGCAGGGCGCATTGGTCGGCGACACCGAGCGACATCCCAAAGCGGTCCACATACCGGGAACCAGCGACAGCAATGAATCGATGCTCGCGGTACCGGTCATCTTCGAGGACCGCCTGATCGGGGTCATCGTCAACGTCAAGGTCGGCATCAACCAGTACACCGGCGACCACTTGCGCTTGCTCACGATTCTCGCGAACCAGGCTGCGGTCTCGATCTTCAATGCTCGCCTGATCGAACGGCTGGCCGCGACGGCGCGAACCGACCCGCTGACCGGACTGGCGAATCGACGTGCCTTCGAGCAGGCGCTCGAGCAGCGGCTCGCCGCCGATGCGCAGGCCCCCTTCGCCGTGCTGATGCTCGACGTGGACGGGCTCAAGCAGGTGAACGACGCTCGTGGCCATGCGGCGGGCGATGCCGTCCTCAAGCGG is part of the Candidatus Dormiibacterota bacterium genome and harbors:
- a CDS encoding prepilin peptidase — protein: MLDILCNLLGAAFLLPLGMALGSFFEVVLDRLPRGESLLWPPSHCRTCKHRLTADELVPVISYLAQRGRCRACDTRIGRGVPIREALSGLALGLPWAIVGCAYPLVAIGAGIVALLAIWIVRGLRQGRTTSV
- a CDS encoding GGDEF domain-containing protein, whose protein sequence is MKIAEPAMRNVLGIRRVLGLALLLAAVAAVAYLDRSVGGDFDLRLVYFLIVLSGAMLLPRLLALAIAAAVAIVSVGVIGATGTRLIVNGLTHLLMYGYAALLTSNWEQERRRLMRMSRVDELTGLRNLRALQEQLPTWLGPAARTGRRMSVMMMDVDGFKTVNDRLGHGMGNELLKEVANLLRFAVRVGDEPYRFGGDEFVLLLSDADGDGARIVATRIQEIYRSMGQTLRGTDVQVSFSIGIAVFPDDGATPEVLLAHADEALYAAKRSGPGKIARYEASAAA
- a CDS encoding histidine triad nucleotide-binding protein; the encoded protein is MAEECLFCKIFAREIPAKEVFRDEEIVAFDDIRPVAPTHVLVIPKEHIPTVHDLTSAQAPMLARMVQVANRIADERKIDRDGYRLVFNKGPQAGQTVYHLHLHLFGGRAMGWPPG
- a CDS encoding MiaB/RimO family radical SAM methylthiotransferase; amino-acid sequence: MNVSIQTLGCKVNFAEMVELGDRLARSGFTVLDGDEHADICVINSCTVTAQADRKLRTLVHGLRRRHPQAHLILTGCHVDNPNPRVSAVPSVDVAFPNARKREIFDYVSANFAPAAERGSTSFARSRFFLKVQDGCNHRCTYCIVWRTRGVSYSDEEAALIERARRAVADGHGEIVLTGVDLGAFGRDRGEAFAPFVRRLLEAIAPARLRLSSINANDFTPELVELTASPRFCRHLHIPLQSGSDGVLKRMGRLYRRNDYLDLVGALRTHSPDIAVTTDVIVGFPGETDADFADTQAVAADAGLTGMHVFRYSPRAGTAAPRLGLPVHDPVSRDRSHRLQAQADDQRQAYEARFIGRELEVVWDRHLPSRMRGLTDNYITIYAPERGQALGSLARVRPLTRIADGLLCA
- a CDS encoding 16S rRNA (uracil(1498)-N(3))-methyltransferase; this translates as MFWTFVDASMISEGRVRIEGEKGHHLARVLRVRPGERGVAVSEGTEFEIEVAEVDGSHVVGRVVGERSVQGEPHLGITLLQAVLPNPDFDAVIEGGTAVGIGRFVAVQSERSVARPAPQRLARWQAVAGSAAEQSHRGQVPKVVGPVSLPVALGQAGDARLLVLEPSASVPLLRAIDGSHAYTLAVGPEGGWSNAELSLMRERDGVMVNLGPRILRARLAPVVAAAILVQQR
- a CDS encoding HD domain-containing phosphohydrolase, whose product is MPTANVPMRLRRTTLRAAAISFWGLASIVMASNFIGSDLRVNYTTEWIVSGLACGGGVVCWLLPWGQILARRFVPVVFGGIGMLTVSLFATGGTHSHLSVLFLVIVVFAASVFEFRIAVAVLVTAVFAAGLPVVLQGWDGFYARSTVLLAASMVICAYIPALGRKALREENQLAEQRRMQLEESYLSTIEALAAALDAKDRHTEAHSRETAALARAVGRRLGLEDEALRFLEYGALLHDIGKIGIPGYILNKPGPLDDEEAAIMREHPVIGERIVASVSFLARIRPIVRAEHERWDGRGYPDLLAGDQIPIEARIIHACDAFQAMSSDRPYRRARPLDWILKEIRAQAGHQFDPRVADALLRVIESGEVNIAGTAESALHEDRKPLYAHSWTQHLDAIQQLGARLAMVVSVPEVCDTIGRAITTLLPYDQCRIYLLEDDGHTLTPAYFSDTKRAEYEGVTAETLAIQLGEGITGWVGETKQGALVGDTERHPKAVHIPGTSDSNESMLAVPVIFEDRLIGVIVNVKVGINQYTGDHLRLLTILANQAAVSIFNARLIERLAATARTDPLTGLANRRAFEQALEQRLAADAQAPFAVLMLDVDGLKQVNDARGHAAGDAVLKRVASVLGSDLRESDLATRWGGDEFVLLMPGVDQV